A genomic region of Dickeya solani IPO 2222 contains the following coding sequences:
- a CDS encoding YebW family protein produces the protein MFALVIFVCYLGGNCESLVAGTYINEPQCLGAMEEQQIRNGGCFPVDDFRSGYWKPAREYRDR, from the coding sequence ATGTTCGCACTGGTGATCTTTGTCTGTTACCTGGGAGGTAACTGCGAGAGTCTGGTCGCGGGAACCTATATCAACGAACCACAGTGTCTGGGTGCCATGGAGGAACAGCAAATCCGTAACGGCGGCTGTTTTCCGGTTGACGATTTTCGCAGCGGGTACTGGAAACCGGCTCGCGAGTATCGTGACCGCTAA
- a CDS encoding methyl-accepting chemotaxis protein: MNILGGKYENLKLGTKLSLGFGSVLLLSLVVLISGVIGFRSVADNNDKALASNQLNATLAQARLLRTQFQLTHDYRLIDKNGELINKMDDILRQAKTLHWDKEAINDVNQIEEDLKSYRVTREAFIAASKKRDAAGLAIGQDESGSALEAFHNKWQQVAGVSSDIQVLLYQLGENMADIRDVAHDLLLGPSDNTLGVTLKNIDATEAAIREKAGRLSAEQQAWLNTAWDYFAGYRRSAPAYLAAFKDETRASQAMTEAAEKLNTDVGSLFNQQLANSNQTTQSSEFNMVATGLSVILLGIIMAWRISVQLIVPLKLSLSVAERIASGDLSSVVSTTRRDELGQLLTAMGNMNDKLRTMIRDIREGVSHVESASAEIAAGNTDLSSRTEQQSAAVVETAASMEQLTSTVKQNSENAHHASQLASEASQNAVKGGEIVNNVVKTMDDISSSSKRISDITTVINSIAFQTNILALNAAVEAARAGEQGRGFAVVASEVRNLAQRSAQAAREIEGLIHESVSRVDTGSALVGEAGKTMQDIVSSVAHVFDIMGEIASASDEQSRGISQIAQAVSELDTTTQQNAALVEESSSAANSLEEQSRILAQAVSAFHLGDDAHASGGTSVSPALLLGKPGHHGKKPTFRKGVGDKPTDSARHPPAEGEWMRF; encoded by the coding sequence ATGAATATTCTGGGTGGAAAATACGAAAACCTTAAACTGGGAACCAAACTGTCATTAGGTTTTGGTTCGGTTTTGTTATTGTCGTTGGTGGTGTTGATTTCCGGGGTTATTGGATTCCGCAGTGTGGCGGATAATAACGATAAGGCGCTGGCGAGCAATCAACTCAACGCCACATTGGCGCAGGCCCGTCTCCTGCGCACGCAATTTCAGCTCACGCATGATTACCGCTTGATCGATAAAAACGGCGAGCTGATTAATAAGATGGACGACATTCTCAGGCAGGCTAAGACGCTACATTGGGATAAGGAGGCGATTAACGATGTGAACCAAATTGAGGAGGACCTGAAATCGTATCGGGTCACGCGGGAGGCATTCATCGCCGCCAGTAAAAAGCGGGATGCTGCCGGTTTGGCTATTGGTCAGGATGAAAGCGGCAGCGCGCTGGAAGCGTTCCATAATAAATGGCAGCAGGTCGCGGGCGTGTCGTCGGATATTCAGGTGCTGTTGTATCAATTGGGCGAGAACATGGCGGATATTCGCGACGTAGCGCATGATCTGCTGCTGGGACCCTCGGATAATACGCTGGGCGTGACCCTTAAAAACATTGATGCTACCGAAGCCGCCATCAGGGAAAAAGCCGGGCGGTTGTCGGCGGAACAGCAGGCATGGCTGAATACCGCCTGGGATTATTTCGCAGGCTACCGCCGTTCTGCGCCGGCCTATCTGGCCGCCTTTAAGGATGAAACCCGCGCCAGTCAGGCAATGACCGAGGCGGCGGAAAAACTGAATACGGATGTCGGCAGTCTGTTCAATCAACAACTGGCTAATTCCAATCAAACTACCCAGTCATCGGAATTCAACATGGTGGCGACCGGTCTGTCCGTGATCCTGCTGGGTATCATCATGGCGTGGCGTATTTCGGTGCAATTGATTGTCCCGCTAAAACTAAGCCTGTCGGTGGCGGAGCGGATTGCCAGTGGCGATCTTTCATCTGTGGTCAGTACGACGCGTCGCGACGAGCTGGGGCAGTTGCTCACCGCGATGGGCAACATGAATGACAAGCTGCGCACCATGATCCGGGATATCCGCGAAGGGGTGAGCCATGTCGAGTCCGCATCGGCGGAAATCGCGGCGGGTAATACCGACCTCTCGTCCCGTACCGAACAGCAATCGGCGGCGGTGGTGGAAACGGCCGCCAGCATGGAGCAGTTGACCTCGACGGTGAAACAGAACTCCGAAAACGCCCACCATGCGTCGCAACTGGCGTCGGAAGCGTCGCAGAATGCGGTCAAGGGCGGTGAAATCGTCAATAACGTGGTGAAGACCATGGACGACATTTCCAGCAGTTCCAAACGCATTTCTGATATTACGACGGTTATCAACAGTATCGCTTTTCAGACCAATATCTTGGCGCTGAATGCGGCGGTTGAAGCGGCGAGAGCCGGCGAACAAGGCCGTGGATTCGCGGTAGTCGCCAGCGAGGTGCGCAATCTGGCGCAGCGCAGCGCCCAGGCCGCACGGGAAATCGAAGGGTTGATTCATGAGTCGGTGTCACGGGTCGATACCGGTTCAGCGCTGGTGGGGGAGGCGGGAAAAACCATGCAGGATATTGTCAGCTCGGTAGCCCATGTATTTGACATCATGGGGGAAATCGCCTCGGCTTCGGATGAGCAAAGCCGGGGAATATCCCAGATTGCTCAGGCGGTGTCGGAGTTGGACACCACGACCCAGCAAAACGCGGCGCTGGTGGAAGAGTCGTCATCGGCGGCCAATTCGCTTGAGGAACAGTCGCGGATACTGGCGCAGGCGGTATCGGCGTTTCATTTAGGCGACGATGCTCACGCGTCGGGGGGAACGTCCGTCAGCCCGGCGTTGTTGCTGGGTAAACCGGGTCATCACGGCAAGAAACCGACGTTCAGAAAAGGCGTGGGCGACAAACCGACTGACTCCGCACGCCATCCTCCCGCTGAAGGGGAATGGATGAGATTCTAG
- the rsmF gene encoding 16S rRNA (cytosine(1407)-C(5))-methyltransferase RsmF, translating to MAKPIPASLTSDFLTAMQAIMPAHLSMDAFIDACQRPLRRSIRVNTLKISVSDFLALVAPYGWELEAVPWCDEGFWLLNADEEAMRLGNALEHLAGLFYIQEASSMLPVSALFMGDDAPERVLDMAAAPGSKTTQIAARLNNQGLIVANEYSASRVKVLHANLHRCGVSNTALTHFDGRVFGNALPETFDAILLDAPCSGEGVVRKDPAAMSHWSLESIADIAATQRELILSAFHALKPGGVLIYSTCTLNHQENQHVCRWLMQQFPDACEIESLQDLFPQAQRAITEDGFLHVFPQIYDSEGFFVARLRKTASVPPLAAPDYKLGKLPFTPLSHKDAQLIRQSAQRLGLQWSEQQLQLWQRDDEVWLFPAALQPMLGKMRFSRMGVKLAERFAKGYRWQHEAVVALGNPDNPNTYPLSAEQVVDWFRGKDIYPPSPVNHDEVLLTWQQTTLGLTKRVGQRLKNTLPRDLVRDGANLIPSIG from the coding sequence GTGGCCAAACCTATTCCCGCCTCTCTCACCTCTGATTTTCTGACCGCCATGCAAGCCATCATGCCCGCGCACCTGAGCATGGACGCATTCATCGACGCCTGCCAGCGGCCGCTGCGACGCAGCATCCGCGTTAACACCCTGAAAATCAGCGTGTCCGACTTTCTCGCGCTGGTCGCGCCCTACGGCTGGGAGCTGGAAGCCGTGCCCTGGTGCGATGAAGGATTCTGGCTGCTGAACGCGGATGAGGAAGCCATGCGGCTGGGCAACGCGCTGGAGCATCTGGCCGGCCTGTTCTACATTCAGGAAGCCAGTTCGATGTTGCCGGTCAGCGCGCTGTTCATGGGGGATGACGCCCCAGAGCGGGTGCTGGACATGGCGGCCGCCCCCGGTTCCAAAACCACCCAGATCGCCGCCCGGCTCAACAATCAGGGATTGATTGTCGCCAACGAATATTCCGCCAGCCGGGTCAAGGTACTACACGCCAACCTGCACCGTTGCGGGGTCAGCAATACCGCCCTGACGCATTTTGACGGCCGGGTATTCGGCAACGCCCTGCCGGAAACGTTTGACGCCATCCTGCTGGACGCGCCCTGCTCCGGGGAAGGCGTGGTCAGAAAAGATCCCGCCGCCATGAGTCACTGGTCGCTGGAGAGCATCGCCGATATCGCGGCGACCCAGCGCGAGCTGATCCTGAGCGCTTTTCATGCACTAAAACCGGGCGGCGTGCTGATTTATTCCACCTGCACCCTGAATCATCAGGAGAACCAGCATGTTTGCCGCTGGCTGATGCAGCAGTTCCCCGACGCCTGCGAGATCGAATCGCTGCAGGATTTGTTCCCGCAAGCACAGCGCGCCATCACCGAAGACGGTTTTTTGCACGTCTTCCCGCAGATTTACGACAGCGAAGGCTTTTTTGTGGCGCGCCTGCGTAAAACCGCCAGCGTACCGCCGCTGGCGGCGCCGGATTACAAACTCGGCAAGCTGCCGTTTACCCCCCTCAGCCACAAGGATGCGCAGCTGATTCGACAAAGCGCGCAGCGGCTGGGCCTGCAGTGGTCGGAACAACAGTTACAGTTATGGCAGCGGGACGATGAAGTCTGGTTATTTCCGGCGGCCTTGCAGCCGATGCTGGGCAAAATGCGCTTCTCCCGTATGGGCGTCAAACTGGCGGAGCGCTTTGCCAAAGGGTATCGCTGGCAGCATGAAGCCGTTGTGGCGCTGGGCAATCCTGACAACCCAAACACCTACCCGCTCAGTGCGGAGCAGGTCGTCGACTGGTTTCGCGGCAAAGACATTTATCCGCCTTCGCCCGTCAATCACGACGAAGTTCTGCTGACCTGGCAACAGACCACGCTGGGATTGACCAAGCGTGTCGGTCAGCGTCTGAAAAACACCCTGCCTCGCGATCTGGTTCGCGATGGCGCCAACCTTATTCCCTCTATCGGATAA